The Populus nigra chromosome 14, ddPopNigr1.1, whole genome shotgun sequence genome has a segment encoding these proteins:
- the LOC133672873 gene encoding L-type lectin-domain containing receptor kinase IX.1-like, protein MLTSFYISFLLPLFILPFTNSVYFQLSQFNETNMYYQGDAVASGGHIEFNLLTYINRVGWATYPERVRLWDSSSGKLSDFTSHFSFSIDTRAVPNYGHGIAFFLAPVGFQIPPNSAGGFLGLFNTTTMKSPQNQIVSVEFDSYPNEEWDPKVEHVGINNNSIMSVVHTPWNASFHSGDTAEAWITYNSPNRNLSVFWKYQTTSNPEENSSLSYIIDLSKFLPEWVTVGFSAATGQNLERHRLLSWEFNSSLNVKETKGKNSKKSKIIIGVIVSVLVLIAGATTFVILWRRKQMITRKRAAEKMTSINEALERGAGPRRFSYDDLVSATNNFSDQRKLGEGGFGAVYRGYLNDMDMEIAVKKISRSSRQGKKEYITEVKTISQLRHRNLVQLIGWCHDKGEFMVVYEFMSNGSLDSHLFGKKKTSPLSWSVRYKISLGLASALLYLHEEWERCVVHRDVKSSNIMLDSSFNVKLGDFGLAKLMDHDELGPTTTGLAGTFGYMAPEYISTRRASKESDVYSFGVVALEIASGRKANDLVDQNPEMSLVEWIWELYGYGNLRLAVDKRLDIKDFDEEKQAEHLMIVGLWCAHPDQNLRPSIRQAIHVLNFEAAIPNLPPKMPVPVFHVPLPSLASSEPSSITNTSLDAGR, encoded by the coding sequence TTTAACGAGACCAACATGTATTATCAAGGTGATGCAGTGGCTTCTGGTGGACATATTGAATTCAACCTTCTGACCTATATAAATCGTGTTGGTTGGGCAACCTATCCTGAAAGGGTGCGGCTCTGGGACTCGAGTTCAGGAAAACTTTCTGATTTCACATCTCATTTCTCCTTCTCTATTGATACCCGGGCTGTACCTAATTATGGTCATGGAATTGCTTTCTTCCTCGCTCCTGTTGGTTTTCAAATCCCACCTAATTCTGCTGGTGGCTTCTTAGGTCTATTTAACACTACTACCATGAAATCCCCTCAGAATCAAATTGTTTCGGTGGAGTTCGATTCTTATCCAAATGAAGAATGGGATCCAAAAGTTGAGCATGTGGGGATCAACAACAACTCTATTATGTCAGTTGTACATACACCTTGGAATGCAAGCTTTCACAGTGGAGATACTGCTGAGGCATGGATCACCTATAATTCTCCTAATCGAAATTTGAGCGTGTTTTGGAAGTACCAAACAACCTCAAATCCTGAAGAGAATTCTAGTCTGTCTTACATAATCGATCTCAGTAAGTTTTTGCCTGAGTGGGTCACTGTTGGCTTCTCAGCAGCTACAGGTCAGAATCTAGAACGGCATAGACTTCTATCTTGGGAGTTCAATTCAAGCTTGAACGTTAAGGAGACGAAAGGTAAGAACTCAAAGAAGAGCAAGATTATAATTGGCGTCATTGTTTCGGTACTTGTTCTAATAGCTGGGGCGACAACATTTGTGATTTTGTGGAGGAGGAAACAAATGATAACAAGAAAAAGAGCAGCAGAGAAAATGACGTCGATTAATGAAGCCCTTGAAAGAGGAGCAGGGCCAAGAAGGTTCTCTTATGATGATCTAGTTTCAGCTACAAACAACTTCTCAGACCAGAGGAAGCTAGGCGAAGGGGGGTTTGGTGCTGTTTATAGGGGATACTTAAATGATATGGACATGGAAATTGCAGTGAAGAAGATTTCAAGAAGTTCTAGACAAGGTAAGAAAGAGTACATCACTGAGGTGAAGACCATTAGCCAGTTGAGACACCGTAATCTGGTGCAACTCATAGGCTGGTGCCATGATAAAGGTGAGTTTATGGTGGTATATGAGTTCATGTCAAATGGCAGCCTCGATTCTCATCTCTTTGGCAAGAAGAAGACGAGTCCTCTAAGTTGGTCCGTGAGATACAAGATATCTCTTGGCCTGGCCTCGGCACTGCTTTATCTTCATGAAGAGTGGGAGCGGTGTGTTGTGCATCGAGATGTCAAGTCAAGTAATATAATGCTGGATTCTAGTTTTAATGTCAAGCTTGGTGACTTTGGGTTGGCTAAGCTCATGGACCATGATGAACTTGGTCCCACTACAACTGGGTTAGCAGGAACTTTCGGTTACATGGCTCCAGAATACATAAGCACAAGAAGGGCTAGTAAAGAGTCTGATGTGTACAGCTTTGGAGTGGTGGCCTTGGAAATTGCTAGTGGAAGAAAGGCAAACGATCTCGTCGATCAAAATCCGGAAATGAGCTTGGTTGAATGGATTTGGGAACTATATGGATATGGAAATCTTAGGTTGGCTGTTGATAAGAGACTTGACATTAAGGATTTTGATGAAGAGAAACAAGCAGAGcatttgatgattgttggaTTATGGTGTGCCCACCCCGACCAAAATTTAAGGCCATCAATTCGACAGGCAattcatgttttaaattttgaggCTGCAATCCCAAATCTGCCTCCAAAGATGCCTGTTCCTGTGTTTCATGTGCCTCTGCCATCACTTGCTTCTAGTGAGCCTTCTTCCATAACAAATACTAGCCTTGATGCAGGTCGTTGA